The genomic DNA GGCTATTAGTCGGCTCGTCGAGGAAGAGCACGTCTGGCGAGTGCATCAGGGCGCGGGCCAGCATCAGCCGCTGCGCCATTCCGCCCGAGTAGCGCCTGATCTTTTCGCGCCCTCGCCCCTCCAGGCCCAGCTCCTTGAGCAAGGCCTCGGCGCGCGCCTCGCGCTCCGCCCGTGGCACGCCATGATAGGCAGCATGGAAGGTCAGAATCTCGCGCGCACGCAGGCTCTGGTCCAGATTACTGCGCTGGGGCACCATCGAGATGCGCTGCTTGACGCCGATGGGATCACGCACCACATCAATGCCCATGATCTGCACCGTGCCGCTGGTGGGCAGGACGCTGGTCGTCAGAATACCGATGGTCGTGGTCTTCCCTGCCCCATTGGGGCCGAGCAGACCGAAGATCTCACCGCGACGCACGCTGAAGGAAATGCCATCGACGGCATTCACCTTACTGCGCGGATAGCGTTTGACCAGATCGCGCACCTCAATGGCCAGCTCTTCTGTCTCCTCTCTCTGCATCAGTGTCTTTCTCTCCATATCTGTTTGAGGCATTTTTACGATCTTTGCTCACTTTCTAAAGCTTCACCAGCCGCGATAGATCTGCAAACAGGCGCAGCGCTACCGCAACGGGAGGAGACCGGCTTAAGCTGCTATGATTACCTAGACACTCCCCATAGACAGCGTGAGTGAGCCAGTGTTGTAGT from Thermogemmatispora onikobensis includes the following:
- a CDS encoding ABC transporter ATP-binding protein, translated to MQREETEELAIEVRDLVKRYPRSKVNAVDGISFSVRRGEIFGLLGPNGAGKTTTIGILTTSVLPTSGTVQIMGIDVVRDPIGVKQRISMVPQRSNLDQSLRAREILTFHAAYHGVPRAEREARAEALLKELGLEGRGREKIRRYSGGMAQRLMLARALMHSPDVLFLDEPTNSLDPQSRLFLWDRIRAMHERGVTILLTTHDMEEAEQLCERIAIMDHGHILVLDTPDNLKKLVPGGTRLELRLRLPQAAVASHNGDGAPSPDGLRALLEQLPGSPRVEELPAEDGQENHGTRSFRLYGEEAGELAVEAMRVVSTSGAELRDLHVARPSLEDVFIYLTGRNLRS